Proteins from a genomic interval of Gossypium hirsutum isolate 1008001.06 chromosome A09, Gossypium_hirsutum_v2.1, whole genome shotgun sequence:
- the LOC107890066 gene encoding uncharacterized protein, with product MTLQVLSRSPPVRHKRPCSPDDLKTERKGRNYGGMVGGSAAECTAVCCCFPLTIMELLVLGLYKVPTGLCKKACRRKKGKSKSHGFHPTSSSEDQDTELHQMVGNADDGSRVTVDSEDKKSDRFFGTGFWRDPSEKETHDVMCERN from the coding sequence ATGACTCTTCAAGTTTTGTCTCGTTCACCGCCAGTGAGACACAAACGTCCGTGTTCACCTGATGACCTGAAGACAGAGAGAAAAGGGAGGAATTATGGGGGAATGGTCGGTGGTTCTGCAGCGGAGTGCACGGCGGTGTGTTGCTGCTTTCCACTTACCATTATGGAGCTGCTTGTTTTAGGACTTTACAAGGTTCCTACTGGACTTTGCAAGAAGGCTTGCAGAAGGAAGAAAGGAAAGAGCAAGAGCCATGGCTTTCATCCTACGTCGTCTAGTGAGGACCAGGACACGGAGCTACACCAAATGGTGGGTAATGCGGATGATGGGTCCAGGGTAACCGTGGATTCGGAGGACAAGAAGTCGGACCGGTTCTTTGGGACCGGGTTTTGGAGAGATCCTTCGGAAAAAGAGACCCATGACGTGATGTGTGAAAGGAATTAA
- the LOC107889232 gene encoding protein STRICTOSIDINE SYNTHASE-LIKE 3, producing MTPIGFLGLLFLLLALYCGIDPFKHSAISEFPDFESYKVDLPPWELVPTDRDKDNLLQKSEIKFLNQVQGPESMAFDPLGRGPYTGVADGRVLFWDGQNWKDFAYASSNRSEICNPKPSPQSYLPNEHICGRPLGLRFDKNTGDLYIADAYLGLFKVGPEGGLATPLVTEVDGVPLRFTNDLDIDDEGNIYFTDSSSKFQRRNFMQLVFSSENSGRLLKYNLYTKETAVLVRNLQFPNGVSLSKDGSFLIFCEGCPGRLLKYWLKGEKAGSTEVFAILPGFPDNVRTNKEGEFWVAIHCRRFTYAHIMGLYPKLRKFILKLPISAKIQYLLQIGGKLHGIVVKYSPDGKLLQVLEDSEGKVVKAVSEVEERDGKLWLGSVLMPFVAVYNLA from the exons ATGACTCCAATTGGGTTTCTGGGTTTACTGTTTTTGCTGCTCGCTCTATACTGTGGGATAGACCCTTTTAAGCACAGTGCAATCTCTGAATTTCCTGACTTTGAGTCTTACAAGGTGGATTTGCCTCCATGGGAACTGGTTCCGACAGACAGGGACAAGGATAATTTGCTTCAGAAGTCAGAGATTAAGTTCTTGAACCAGGTTCAGGGCCCTGAAAGCATGGCATTTGACCCTCTTGGTCGTGGTCCTTACACTGGTGTTGCTGATGGTCGAGTTCTCTTCTGGGATGGTCAAAACTGGAAGGATTTTGCTTATGCTTCCAGCAATAG GTCTGAAATATGTAATCCCAAGCCATCACCACAGAGTTACCTGCCAAATGAGCATATCTGTGGCAGGCCTTTGGGTCTCCGGTTTGATAAGAACACTGGTGATTTGTACATTGCTGATGCATATTTGGGGTTGTTCAAGGTGGGTCCGGAAGGCGGATTAGCAACACCACTTGTAACTGAGGTAGATGGGGTGCCCCTGAGGTTTACCAATGACCTTGACATTGATGATGAAGGAAACATATATTTTACTGATAGCAGCAGCAAATTCCAGAGAAG GAACTTCATGCAGCTAGTTTTTTCTTCGGAGAATAGTGGGAGGCTTCTGAAGTATAATCTTTACACAAAGGAAACTGCTGTCCTTGTCAGGAATCTCCAATTTCCAAACGGTGTATCCTTGAGCAAGGATGGTTCTTTTCTCATATTTTGCGAAGGATGTCCGGGCAG ATTACTCAAGTACTGGTTGAAAGGTGAGAAAGCAGGGAGTACTGAGGTATTTGCCATCTTACCAGGATTTCCGGACAATGTCCGAACAAATAAAGAAGGTGAATTTTGGGTAGCAATTCACTGTCGCAGGTTCACGTATGCTCATATAATGGGATTATATCCAAAACTCAGGAAATTCATTCTCAAGCTCCCTATATCTGCAAAAATTCAATACCTGCTTCAGATTGGCGGTAAGCTGCACGGAATTGTTGTGAAATACAGTCCAGATGGAAAGCTGTTGCAGGTGTTGGAGGATAGTGAAGGGAAGGTTGTGAAAGCGGTTAGTGAAGTCGAAGAGAGGGATGGCAAGCTCTGGCTAGGGAGTGTTCTTATGCCCTTTGTGGCAGTTTACAACTTGGCTTGA